In one Paenibacillus sp. JQZ6Y-1 genomic region, the following are encoded:
- a CDS encoding MarR family winged helix-turn-helix transcriptional regulator — protein sequence MDTSKEYPHPQLKLENQLCFAIYASSREMTKMYQPLLENLGLTYSQYLVMLVLWEQQECTVKELGTALYLDSGTLTPLLKRLEAAGLIVRKRSTEDERKVHITLTDAGWALQQQAVSIPDDLRGRTCMDVDKLDELLYEFRNLLKTVHDVNVSGTGK from the coding sequence ATGGATACCTCTAAAGAATATCCTCATCCTCAATTAAAGTTGGAAAATCAATTATGCTTTGCGATTTATGCTTCTTCGCGCGAAATGACCAAAATGTATCAGCCTTTGCTTGAGAATTTGGGTCTGACGTACTCACAATATCTTGTCATGTTGGTGCTGTGGGAACAGCAGGAATGTACAGTCAAGGAATTGGGTACTGCATTGTATCTGGATTCCGGTACATTGACTCCATTGCTCAAGCGTTTGGAAGCTGCTGGTCTGATCGTACGCAAACGTTCGACAGAAGACGAACGTAAAGTGCATATCACGCTGACCGATGCAGGCTGGGCGCTACAGCAACAAGCTGTGTCGATTCCAGATGATTTGCGTGGCAGAACATGTATGGATGTCGATAAGCTGGACGAATTGCTCTATGAATTCCGCAATTTGTTGAAAACGGTACATGACGTCAATGTTAGTGGTACAGGTAAATAA
- the sucC gene encoding ADP-forming succinate--CoA ligase subunit beta: MNIHEYQGKQVLKQYGVAVPEGKVAFTVEEAVEAAQSLGSPVSVVKAQIHAGGRGKAGGVKVAKSVDEVREYAQELLGKVLVTHQTGPEGKEIKRLLIEEGCDIQKEYYIGVVIDRATGRIVIMASEEGGTEIEEVAEKTPEKIFREVVDPAIGLQPFQARKLAYAINIPTKLVNKAAQFMLSLYTAFVDKDCSIAEINPLVVTGDGQVLALDAKLNFDSNALFRHPDILELRDLAEENEKEIEASKFDLSYIALDGNIGCMVNGAGLAMATMDIIKYYGGEPANFLDVGGGATTEKVTEAFKIILSDENVKGIFINIFGGIMRCDVIANGVVEAAKQIGLDRPLVVRLEGTNVELGKQILAESGLNIVAADSMADGAQKIVALV, encoded by the coding sequence ATGAATATCCATGAATATCAGGGAAAACAAGTACTCAAGCAGTATGGCGTGGCAGTACCAGAGGGTAAGGTTGCTTTTACAGTAGAAGAAGCTGTGGAAGCTGCTCAATCACTTGGAAGTCCGGTAAGCGTCGTAAAAGCGCAAATTCATGCCGGAGGCCGCGGTAAAGCGGGCGGTGTTAAGGTAGCGAAAAGCGTTGACGAAGTGCGCGAATACGCACAGGAACTGCTCGGCAAAGTACTGGTCACACACCAGACCGGTCCTGAAGGCAAAGAAATCAAGCGTCTGCTCATCGAAGAAGGCTGTGATATTCAAAAAGAATATTACATAGGCGTAGTCATTGATCGTGCGACTGGTCGTATCGTCATTATGGCTTCCGAAGAGGGCGGTACCGAAATCGAAGAAGTAGCGGAGAAAACTCCTGAAAAGATTTTCCGTGAAGTGGTCGACCCAGCGATTGGTTTGCAGCCGTTCCAGGCGCGCAAGCTGGCATACGCGATCAATATTCCAACCAAGCTGGTGAACAAAGCAGCTCAATTTATGCTGTCCCTGTACACTGCATTTGTGGACAAGGATTGCTCCATTGCCGAGATCAACCCGCTCGTCGTTACTGGCGATGGTCAAGTACTGGCACTGGATGCGAAGCTGAACTTTGACTCCAACGCCCTGTTCCGTCATCCAGACATTCTGGAACTGCGTGACTTGGCGGAAGAAAACGAAAAAGAAATTGAAGCATCTAAATTCGATCTGAGCTATATCGCTCTTGATGGCAACATCGGCTGTATGGTCAATGGTGCAGGTCTGGCGATGGCGACGATGGATATTATCAAATATTACGGCGGCGAACCCGCAAACTTCCTCGACGTAGGGGGCGGTGCAACAACCGAGAAAGTTACCGAAGCGTTCAAAATCATCCTGTCGGATGAGAACGTCAAAGGGATCTTTATTAACATTTTCGGTGGTATTATGCGCTGTGATGTTATCGCGAACGGTGTGGTGGAAGCAGCGAAACAGATCGGTCTGGATCGTCCGCTGGTTGTTCGCCTTGAAGGCACCAACGTGGAACTCGGCAAACAAATTCTGGCTGAATCCGGTCTGAATATCGTTGCTGCTGATTCTATGGCGGATGGCGCACAGAAAATCGTTGCGCTGGTATAA
- the sucD gene encoding succinate--CoA ligase subunit alpha, translating to MSILVDKHTKVITQGITGATGLFHTKGALDYGTQMVGGVTPGKGGTNVDITLEDGSNVSLPVFNTVKEAKEKTDATASVIYVPPAFAADSIMEAIDAELDLVICITEGIPVLDMVKVSRYLEGKKTVLIGPNCPGVITPGECKIGIMPGYIHKPGYVGVVSRSGTLTYEAVHQLSTRGIGQSSAVGIGGDPVKGSEFIDILKLFNEDPNTRAVIMIGEIGGTAEEEAAEWIQANMTKPVVGFIGGATAPPGKRMGHAGAIISGGKGTAAEKIAKLESCGIKVAPTPSEMGSTLVEVLEERGMLSECTTH from the coding sequence ATGAGTATTCTGGTAGATAAGCATACAAAAGTTATCACTCAGGGCATCACCGGTGCTACGGGACTGTTCCATACCAAAGGTGCGCTGGATTACGGCACACAGATGGTAGGCGGTGTTACACCGGGTAAGGGCGGCACCAATGTCGACATCACACTGGAAGACGGTTCCAATGTTAGCCTGCCGGTATTCAATACCGTGAAGGAAGCAAAGGAAAAAACCGATGCAACCGCCAGCGTTATTTATGTTCCACCTGCATTCGCTGCAGATTCTATTATGGAAGCTATCGATGCGGAGCTGGATCTAGTTATCTGTATTACAGAAGGTATTCCGGTACTGGATATGGTGAAAGTATCCCGTTATCTGGAAGGCAAAAAGACCGTCCTGATCGGACCTAACTGTCCGGGTGTGATTACACCGGGCGAGTGCAAAATCGGCATTATGCCAGGTTATATCCATAAACCAGGCTATGTAGGTGTTGTTTCCCGTAGTGGTACACTAACCTACGAAGCGGTTCATCAGCTGTCTACACGCGGTATCGGTCAATCCTCCGCAGTAGGTATCGGTGGTGACCCGGTGAAAGGCTCCGAGTTTATCGATATCCTGAAGCTGTTTAACGAAGATCCGAATACCCGTGCCGTGATCATGATCGGTGAAATTGGTGGTACAGCGGAAGAGGAAGCAGCAGAGTGGATTCAAGCGAATATGACCAAGCCGGTTGTCGGCTTTATTGGTGGTGCAACAGCGCCTCCGGGCAAACGCATGGGTCACGCAGGTGCAATCATTTCTGGTGGTAAAGGTACAGCTGCCGAGAAAATCGCTAAGCTGGAATCTTGCGGAATTAAAGTAGCACCAACTCCTTCCGAAATGGGTTCTACACTGGTAGAAGTTCTGGAAGAACGCGGTATGCTGAGTGAGTGCACAACGCACTAA